A genomic window from Synechococcus sp. CBW1107 includes:
- a CDS encoding ATP-dependent RecD-like DNA helicase: MRDSPSDQARANPQPTEVLAGSIERVTFHNAENGFCVLRIKARGHRDLVTVVGHAAEISSGEWVTVSGTWVNSREHGQQFKASFLKASAPTTAEGIEKYLGSGMIRGIGPIYASKLVAVFGDQVFEVIEQAPERLREVPGIGPVRGQRISQAWADQKVVREIMVFLHSHGVGTARAVRIFKTYGNDAVQVMAENPYRLARDIRGIGFRTADAIAARLGIKPEAMIRLRAGISYALVEASGDGHCGLPSAELLKLAGELLTVERPRGPLDETGATSRVPLESGLIESALDLELSEGSVVADTLAGEPAIFLSNLHRDERRIAAVLQALAQGRPPWGAIEAAIAIPWVEQRLGLELAASQKLAVEQALASKVLVITGGPGVGKTTLINAILRILAAKKLRILLCAPTGRAAKRMAETTGLDAKTIHRLLEFDPAAFGFKRNAELPLECDLLVVDETSMVDVPLMASFLDALPAEAALLLVGDVDQLPSVGPGQVLADLINSGALMVARLTEVFRQAASSRIITTAHAINAGTIPDLRPPPAEATTDFYFLPAETPEQAVALILKVVGERIPARFGLDPIAQVQVLCPMARGGCGSRSLNIELQQLLNPDPTEQVERFGWRFAPADKVMQVANDYEKEVFNGDVGTVETIDADASELTVRFDGREVTYGWGELDHLVPAYACTIHKSQGSEYPAVVIPLLTQHYAMLQRNLVYTGITRGKQLVVLVGQKKALAMAVKNHLGRRRFTKLAEWLITTPEASTGVVRT, from the coding sequence GTGCGTGACTCTCCGTCCGATCAGGCCAGAGCGAATCCACAACCCACCGAGGTGCTGGCTGGCTCGATCGAGCGCGTCACCTTCCATAACGCCGAGAACGGCTTCTGCGTGCTGCGCATCAAAGCTCGCGGCCACCGGGACCTGGTCACGGTGGTGGGTCATGCCGCTGAGATCAGCTCCGGCGAATGGGTGACGGTGAGCGGCACCTGGGTGAACAGCCGGGAGCACGGCCAGCAATTCAAGGCCTCCTTCCTCAAGGCTTCCGCGCCCACCACCGCCGAGGGCATCGAGAAGTACCTGGGTTCAGGGATGATCCGCGGCATCGGTCCGATCTATGCCAGCAAGCTGGTGGCGGTGTTCGGGGATCAGGTGTTCGAGGTGATCGAGCAGGCCCCCGAGCGGCTGCGGGAGGTGCCCGGCATCGGTCCTGTGCGCGGTCAGCGGATCAGCCAGGCCTGGGCCGATCAGAAGGTGGTGCGCGAAATCATGGTCTTCCTGCACAGCCATGGCGTCGGCACCGCCCGGGCCGTGCGCATCTTCAAGACGTACGGCAACGATGCCGTGCAGGTGATGGCCGAGAACCCCTACCGCCTGGCCCGCGACATCCGTGGCATCGGCTTCCGCACCGCTGATGCAATCGCTGCGCGGCTGGGCATCAAACCCGAGGCGATGATCCGCCTCCGCGCCGGTATCAGCTATGCGCTGGTGGAGGCCAGCGGGGATGGCCACTGCGGCCTGCCCAGCGCCGAGCTGCTCAAGCTGGCCGGTGAGCTGCTGACGGTGGAGCGGCCCAGGGGGCCCCTTGATGAGACCGGCGCCACCTCTCGGGTGCCCCTGGAGAGCGGCCTGATCGAGAGCGCCCTGGATTTGGAGCTGAGCGAGGGCTCCGTTGTGGCCGACACCCTCGCCGGTGAGCCGGCGATCTTCCTCTCCAATCTGCACCGCGATGAACGCCGCATCGCGGCAGTCCTCCAGGCGCTGGCCCAGGGCCGCCCGCCCTGGGGAGCGATCGAGGCCGCCATTGCCATCCCTTGGGTGGAGCAACGCCTGGGCTTGGAGCTGGCCGCCAGTCAGAAGCTGGCGGTGGAGCAGGCGCTGGCGTCCAAGGTTCTGGTGATCACCGGCGGGCCGGGGGTGGGGAAGACCACCTTGATCAACGCCATCCTGCGCATCCTGGCGGCCAAGAAGCTGCGCATCCTGCTCTGCGCCCCCACCGGTCGTGCCGCCAAGCGGATGGCGGAAACCACCGGACTGGACGCGAAAACGATCCACCGGCTGCTCGAGTTCGACCCGGCGGCCTTCGGCTTCAAGCGCAATGCCGAGCTGCCGCTGGAGTGCGATCTGCTGGTGGTGGATGAGACCTCCATGGTGGATGTCCCTTTGATGGCCTCCTTCCTGGATGCCCTGCCAGCCGAGGCGGCGCTGTTGCTGGTGGGCGACGTGGACCAGCTGCCCTCGGTGGGACCCGGCCAGGTGCTGGCCGATCTGATCAACAGCGGCGCATTGATGGTGGCCCGGCTCACGGAGGTGTTCCGCCAGGCGGCCTCCAGCCGGATCATCACCACGGCCCATGCCATCAATGCCGGCACCATCCCCGATCTGCGGCCACCACCCGCTGAGGCCACCACCGACTTCTATTTCCTTCCCGCCGAGACACCCGAGCAGGCGGTGGCCCTGATTCTCAAGGTGGTGGGCGAGCGCATCCCGGCCCGTTTCGGCCTCGATCCGATCGCCCAGGTGCAGGTGCTCTGCCCGATGGCCCGCGGTGGTTGCGGGTCAAGGTCGCTCAACATCGAGCTGCAGCAGCTGCTCAATCCCGACCCCACCGAGCAGGTGGAGCGTTTCGGCTGGCGCTTCGCCCCTGCCGACAAGGTGATGCAGGTGGCCAACGACTACGAGAAGGAGGTGTTCAACGGCGATGTGGGCACTGTCGAAACGATCGACGCTGATGCCAGTGAACTGACGGTCCGCTTTGACGGGCGTGAAGTGACCTACGGGTGGGGTGAACTGGACCACCTGGTGCCGGCCTACGCCTGCACCATCCACAAGAGCCAGGGCAGCGAATACCCCGCCGTGGTGATCCCTTTGCTCACCCAGCACTACGCCATGCTGCAGCGCAACCTGGTGTACACCGGCATCACGAGAGGCAAGCAGCTGGTGGTGCTGGTGGGCCAGAAGAAGGCTTTGGCGATGGCGGTCAAGAACCACCTGGGCCGCAGGCGTTTCACCAAGCTGGCGGAGTGGCTCATCACCACACCAGAGGCCTCGACCGGGGTGGTGAGAACCTGA
- a CDS encoding mechanosensitive ion channel family protein yields MGLALKGPISNFLNYLTILFDEPFRIGQFICFDDVLGTVEGVGIRSTIIRSLSGERIVISNEDLLGKVIQNYGDLPKRRVATTIGVVYQTSVETVKAIPALVEAAIRSKRPAEFDRCHFTRFADSALEFEFVYFIPDADMVLFLDVQQEINHAIMETFQKHDIEFAYPSQTLFLESSRVATREVALAVG; encoded by the coding sequence GTGGGCCTGGCGCTGAAGGGGCCGATCTCCAACTTCCTGAACTACCTCACCATTCTCTTCGATGAACCCTTCCGAATCGGGCAGTTCATCTGTTTTGATGACGTCCTGGGGACGGTGGAAGGGGTGGGAATCCGCTCCACAATTATCCGCAGCCTCAGCGGCGAACGCATCGTGATCAGCAATGAAGATCTGCTGGGAAAGGTGATCCAGAATTACGGGGATCTGCCCAAGCGGCGGGTAGCCACCACGATCGGTGTGGTCTATCAGACGTCGGTCGAAACGGTCAAGGCGATTCCCGCCCTGGTTGAGGCGGCGATCCGCTCCAAGCGCCCGGCGGAATTCGATCGCTGTCATTTCACGCGTTTCGCCGACAGCGCCCTGGAATTCGAATTCGTCTATTTCATTCCCGATGCCGATATGGTCCTGTTCCTGGATGTGCAGCAGGAGATCAACCACGCCATCATGGAAACCTTCCAGAAGCACGACATTGAGTTCGCCTATCCCAGTCAGACACTCTTTCTGGAATCTTCCCGGGTGGCGACCAGGGAGGTGGCTCTGGCCGTCGGTTGA
- a CDS encoding DUF2256 domain-containing protein, with product MTPVERDSRKSSPTVMAFVAVCKHSGIPPACPWGFALKGGGSRQLSRLTWMPHHIDRPTKICQVCGRPFQWRKKWKDVWAEVRHCSDRCRRNRNRLDPVVPARQGAKD from the coding sequence ATGACACCGGTTGAAAGGGATTCAAGGAAAAGCTCGCCAACCGTCATGGCCTTTGTTGCGGTATGTAAACATTCTGGCATCCCACCGGCCTGTCCGTGGGGGTTCGCCCTCAAGGGGGGGGGCTCCCGCCAGCTCTCTCGCCTCACCTGGATGCCTCACCACATTGATCGCCCCACCAAGATCTGCCAGGTCTGCGGACGACCGTTTCAATGGCGGAAGAAATGGAAGGATGTGTGGGCTGAAGTCCGCCACTGTTCGGATCGTTGCCGTAGAAACCGGAATCGTCTTGATCCAGTCGTGCCCGCCAGGCAAGGTGCAAAGGATTGA
- a CDS encoding thermonuclease family protein — MLLIPGLLLVLQLFPGPVPVAMALADGRATVLSIGDGDTIRVQQGPRRISVRLACIDAPELDQAPDGARAHRYLRMRLKIGSSVTLRPQTVDRFGRLVAEVISETNLGLAMVEDGEAFAFRRYLASCDAREYLDAEDRAMRRRLGVWQVPGGIMRPWDFRRGRSRR; from the coding sequence ATGCTCCTGATCCCTGGCCTGCTTCTGGTTCTGCAGCTGTTCCCGGGTCCGGTTCCGGTGGCCATGGCTCTGGCCGATGGCCGCGCCACGGTGCTCTCGATCGGGGATGGCGACACGATCCGTGTGCAGCAGGGCCCGCGCCGGATCAGCGTGCGTCTGGCCTGCATCGATGCCCCCGAGCTGGATCAGGCCCCCGATGGCGCCAGGGCCCACCGCTACCTCAGGATGCGCCTGAAGATCGGCTCCAGCGTGACCCTCAGGCCCCAGACCGTGGATCGCTTCGGTCGCCTGGTGGCCGAAGTGATCAGCGAGACCAACCTCGGCCTGGCGATGGTGGAAGACGGCGAGGCCTTCGCCTTCCGCCGGTATCTGGCCAGCTGCGACGCCAGGGAATATCTCGACGCCGAAGACCGGGCGATGCGTCGTCGCCTTGGGGTGTGGCAGGTGCCCGGGGGCATCATGCGGCCGTGGGACTTCCGGCGGGGAAGGAGCCGCCGTTGA
- a CDS encoding heavy metal-responsive transcriptional regulator has product MQTALHQAPGEAMKIGALAARSGLPVKTLRYYEDLGLLPAIGRTEGGYRLFSEQSLRRLEFIRRLKTLGLSLEEIQSCLSVHDAGKLPCQDIQVMLNHQIERIERQIHDLGELRTELEGLLAGWRSDPAREDDLICPNLRL; this is encoded by the coding sequence ATGCAGACCGCCCTGCACCAGGCACCGGGCGAGGCCATGAAGATCGGCGCCCTGGCTGCCCGCAGTGGTCTGCCGGTGAAAACCCTGCGCTACTACGAAGACCTGGGTCTGCTGCCGGCGATCGGCCGCACCGAGGGTGGCTACCGTCTGTTCAGTGAGCAGAGCCTGCGTCGCCTGGAGTTCATTCGCCGGCTCAAGACCCTCGGGCTTTCCCTGGAGGAGATTCAGAGCTGCCTGTCGGTGCATGATGCCGGCAAGCTGCCCTGCCAGGACATCCAGGTGATGCTCAACCACCAGATCGAGCGCATCGAGCGGCAGATCCACGACCTCGGGGAGCTCAGGACCGAGCTGGAGGGATTGCTGGCGGGCTGGCGCAGCGACCCCGCCCGGGAGGACGATCTGATCTGCCCGAACCTGAGGCTGTGA
- a CDS encoding DUF305 domain-containing protein, whose translation MRHSSLPVLLISLGAVALMAPAARAQMDPGMDHRHHDHSMPVDHGDHVHDVGPAGATYDLRFLDGMVQHHTGALRMSEVVFDIGQPGVGALGRRIWRDQADEIRAMGLWRKAWYPQAPVYPVALAPGGDPDSLSGLTRMSQSQIEGMRMMGSGPTRENRVVWFLEGMLEHHGGALKMAHDALAKSTNTTIRRFARDVILAQRAEIIELRRMLAFEGLHKPEYHKFDALFRL comes from the coding sequence ATGCGCCACTCCTCGCTCCCTGTCCTGCTGATCAGCCTCGGCGCAGTTGCCCTGATGGCTCCGGCCGCCCGGGCGCAGATGGATCCCGGCATGGATCACCGGCATCATGACCACTCGATGCCCGTGGACCATGGTGACCACGTCCATGACGTGGGCCCCGCCGGTGCCACCTACGACCTGCGCTTCCTCGACGGCATGGTTCAGCACCACACCGGTGCGCTGCGCATGAGCGAAGTCGTCTTCGACATCGGCCAGCCCGGCGTCGGTGCCCTCGGCAGGAGGATCTGGCGCGATCAGGCCGATGAGATCCGGGCGATGGGGCTGTGGCGCAAGGCCTGGTATCCCCAGGCGCCGGTGTACCCCGTGGCGCTGGCGCCCGGCGGTGATCCCGACAGCCTGTCGGGCCTCACGCGCATGAGTCAGTCCCAGATCGAGGGGATGCGCATGATGGGCTCCGGACCCACCAGGGAGAACCGGGTGGTGTGGTTCCTCGAAGGCATGCTCGAGCACCACGGTGGGGCGCTGAAGATGGCCCATGACGCCCTGGCCAAGAGCACCAACACCACCATCCGGCGCTTCGCCCGGGACGTGATCCTCGCCCAGCGGGCCGAGATCATCGAGCTGAGACGCATGCTCGCGTTTGAGGGACTGCACAAGCCGGAGTATCACAAGTTCGACGCTCTCTTCCGGCTCTGA
- a CDS encoding DUF3721 domain-containing protein: MAMPVVLVLMAAAVPWLDPAPAGAHAKGMYRTRQEAERRASQLNCKGVFAMGGAWMPCANEQALHKALQNE; the protein is encoded by the coding sequence ATGGCGATGCCCGTTGTGCTCGTCCTGATGGCCGCCGCGGTCCCCTGGCTCGATCCGGCTCCCGCCGGAGCGCACGCCAAAGGGATGTACAGGACCCGTCAGGAGGCCGAACGCCGCGCCAGCCAACTGAACTGCAAGGGGGTGTTCGCCATGGGCGGCGCCTGGATGCCCTGCGCCAATGAGCAGGCGCTGCACAAGGCGCTGCAGAATGAATGA
- a CDS encoding SulP family inorganic anion transporter has translation MTLSLKEWWGLPHRDILSGLVVAFAMIPEAIAFSGIAGVDPSVGLFGAFLLAVTLAVVGGRTAMITSATGSTALLMTGLVQQGDALGTGLGLQYLLAAGLLTGVLQIAWGYLRLAQQMRFVPQPVMAGFVNALAILILLAQLPQLGLDLFHPEAVAVQPDQLPAVWGVTGLTLLIIYVLPRLTRAVPSALIAILITTGLSINLQLDLPTVSSLGRLPTGLPRFALPDVPFSLDTLGLILPTALAISLVGLMETFLTQDILDDLTDETSHKNREARGQGIGNIVSSLFGGMAGCALVGQSVMNVGYGGRTRLSTLTSGVSLLAMILLARDWVNLIPMATLVGVMIMIAINTANVGSITGIGKIPRSDTAVMLLTVGITVLTHNLAIGLLAGVALAAILFSRKVAKVIDVDSRLEAPDHRVYKVRGQLFFVSSIYFRAGFEVHEHPARVTIDMAEAHIWDQSGVTVLDQVIRRLKLGGSAVEVINLNRESTDLFARIGVAQEAGGRGGEPGPLH, from the coding sequence ATGACCCTCTCCCTCAAGGAGTGGTGGGGCCTGCCCCATCGCGACATCCTCTCGGGCCTGGTGGTGGCCTTCGCGATGATTCCGGAGGCGATCGCCTTCTCCGGCATCGCCGGTGTCGATCCCAGCGTGGGTCTGTTCGGGGCCTTTCTGCTGGCGGTCACCCTGGCGGTGGTGGGCGGCCGCACGGCGATGATCACCTCCGCCACCGGCTCCACCGCCCTGCTGATGACGGGGCTGGTGCAGCAGGGCGATGCCCTGGGCACCGGACTCGGACTTCAGTACCTCCTCGCCGCTGGACTGCTCACAGGAGTCCTGCAGATCGCCTGGGGTTATCTGCGGCTGGCCCAGCAGATGCGCTTCGTGCCGCAGCCGGTGATGGCAGGGTTCGTGAACGCCCTGGCAATCCTGATCCTGCTGGCCCAGTTGCCTCAGCTCGGCCTTGATCTCTTTCATCCCGAAGCCGTGGCGGTGCAACCGGACCAGCTGCCGGCGGTCTGGGGGGTGACCGGACTCACCCTGCTGATCATCTATGTCCTGCCGCGCCTCACACGGGCGGTGCCCTCGGCCCTGATCGCCATCCTGATCACCACGGGCCTGTCGATCAACCTCCAGCTGGATCTGCCCACGGTCTCAAGCCTGGGCCGCCTGCCCACGGGTCTGCCGCGCTTCGCCCTGCCGGATGTGCCCTTCAGCCTCGACACCCTCGGGCTGATCCTGCCGACGGCCCTGGCGATCTCACTGGTGGGTCTGATGGAAACCTTCCTCACCCAGGACATCCTCGACGACCTCACCGATGAGACCAGCCACAAGAACCGCGAGGCCAGGGGACAGGGCATCGGCAACATCGTGAGCTCGCTGTTCGGCGGCATGGCCGGCTGTGCCCTGGTGGGTCAGTCGGTGATGAACGTGGGCTACGGCGGCCGCACCCGCCTCTCCACCCTCACCTCAGGGGTGAGCCTGCTGGCGATGATCCTGCTGGCGCGCGACTGGGTGAATCTGATCCCGATGGCCACCCTGGTGGGCGTGATGATCATGATCGCCATCAACACGGCCAATGTCGGCTCGATCACCGGGATCGGCAAGATCCCCAGGAGCGACACGGCCGTGATGCTGCTCACCGTGGGCATCACGGTGCTGACCCACAACCTGGCCATCGGCCTGCTCGCCGGTGTGGCCCTTGCCGCGATTCTGTTCAGCCGCAAGGTGGCCAAGGTGATCGATGTGGACAGCCGCCTGGAGGCACCCGATCACCGCGTCTACAAGGTTCGCGGTCAGCTGTTCTTCGTGAGCAGCATCTACTTCCGTGCGGGTTTCGAAGTCCACGAACATCCGGCCCGGGTCACGATCGACATGGCCGAGGCCCACATCTGGGATCAGAGCGGTGTCACCGTGCTCGATCAGGTGATCCGCCGGCTCAAGCTCGGCGGCAGTGCCGTGGAGGTGATCAACCTCAACCGCGAGAGCACCGATCTGTTCGCCCGCATCGGAGTGGCGCAGGAGGCAGGCGGGCGAGGAGGGGAACCGGGTCCGCTGCACTGA
- a CDS encoding glycosyltransferase: MLVELNQSLQKNDCLVEHVIVIDGASRSGLPAAISDQATVIATDRPIGQAAARNLGLVIARGDWITSADDDDWLYPHSIDQRLEAILSQHGAKWSAGYCTDDSKGDPAIVPPGPSYPGDVWRAWPTPKASIPLGPTTLLVDADLLKRAGGWMGLSQGEDIGMMIAVTCMAPGIIIEANVYHIRLHGGQMTKTTWFDDLELLSRRCAWERGQQILSQNQIQHAPFSPQSAQAGSWRSSAGE; this comes from the coding sequence ATGCTGGTGGAACTGAATCAGAGCCTGCAGAAGAACGACTGCCTGGTGGAACATGTCATCGTGATTGATGGGGCCAGTCGCTCTGGGCTCCCTGCAGCGATCAGCGACCAGGCCACAGTGATCGCAACTGATCGACCGATCGGTCAAGCTGCGGCTCGCAATCTTGGATTGGTGATTGCCCGTGGTGACTGGATCACCAGCGCTGATGATGATGACTGGCTTTATCCCCACTCCATTGATCAACGGCTAGAGGCGATCCTGTCTCAGCATGGTGCCAAGTGGTCTGCTGGATATTGCACAGATGACAGCAAAGGTGACCCTGCAATAGTGCCGCCTGGACCCAGCTACCCAGGGGATGTCTGGCGTGCCTGGCCAACACCAAAGGCCAGTATCCCATTGGGGCCGACGACGTTACTTGTTGATGCCGACCTGCTGAAGAGAGCCGGCGGCTGGATGGGGCTATCTCAAGGCGAAGATATTGGCATGATGATTGCTGTAACCTGTATGGCTCCAGGCATTATCATCGAAGCCAATGTTTACCACATCCGGCTGCATGGCGGACAAATGACCAAAACAACCTGGTTTGACGACCTGGAACTTCTCTCACGGCGATGCGCCTGGGAACGGGGTCAGCAGATTCTTTCCCAGAATCAGATACAACATGCACCTTTCAGCCCACAAAGTGCTCAAGCAGGCAGCTGGAGATCCTCAGCGGGAGAATAA
- a CDS encoding FAD-binding domain-containing protein → MGPVQVVWFKRDLRAADHQPLVQASCRGPVLPLVVVEPDLWRQSDASARQWDFCAESLEDLRQALAGLGQPLVLRIGTVEEVLEQVRRRFGIAGLWSHEETGNGWTYARDRRVARWARSQSIPWIEIPTFGVIRRLDSRNGWARRWEARMAEPVAPPPDALQPLHGLDPGAIPSASDLGLTADPCPGRQIGGRAAGLAVLESFLNGRGARYHRELSSPLTAFESCSCLSPHLAWGTLSMREVVQRSRLSGAAPVGFEARLHWHCHFIQKLESQPDLEFRELHPLTAGLRRSDPGRLAAWAEGRTGLPFVDACMRALIATGWINFRMRAMLMSVASYHLWLPWRESGLHLARLFVDYEPGIHWSQCQMQSGTTGINTIRIYNPVKQGQDHDPRGAFIRRWLPELAPVPAVHLHEPWTMAAVTQQRLGCVLGMHYPLPIVKPDDAAREARARIWAARQERGFAELADAIQHRHGSRRSGLAAARDRRPRRSRPLPSAGQQIQLPLDLDLA, encoded by the coding sequence ATGGGTCCGGTTCAGGTCGTCTGGTTCAAGAGGGATCTGCGGGCGGCCGATCATCAACCGCTGGTGCAGGCCAGTTGTCGTGGCCCTGTGTTGCCCCTGGTGGTGGTGGAGCCTGACCTGTGGCGCCAGAGCGATGCCTCCGCCCGGCAGTGGGACTTCTGTGCCGAGAGCCTGGAGGACCTGCGCCAGGCTCTGGCTGGGCTGGGCCAGCCGCTGGTGCTGCGGATCGGCACGGTCGAGGAGGTGCTGGAGCAGGTCCGCCGCCGGTTCGGCATCGCTGGCCTCTGGAGCCACGAGGAAACCGGCAACGGCTGGACCTATGCCCGCGACCGGCGCGTGGCCCGCTGGGCCAGGAGCCAGTCCATCCCCTGGATCGAGATCCCCACGTTCGGCGTGATCCGCCGGTTGGACAGCCGCAACGGCTGGGCACGACGGTGGGAGGCGCGTATGGCCGAGCCGGTGGCTCCGCCGCCGGATGCCTTGCAGCCGCTGCATGGTCTGGATCCCGGCGCCATCCCCTCGGCCAGCGACCTGGGACTGACGGCTGACCCCTGCCCGGGTCGGCAGATCGGGGGGAGAGCGGCGGGGCTGGCTGTTCTGGAGAGCTTTCTGAATGGGCGGGGGGCTCGCTACCACCGTGAGCTGTCCAGTCCGCTCACGGCATTCGAGAGTTGTTCATGTCTGTCTCCCCACCTCGCCTGGGGCACCCTGTCGATGCGCGAGGTGGTGCAGCGCAGCCGCCTGAGTGGGGCTGCGCCGGTGGGTTTCGAGGCCAGGCTGCACTGGCACTGCCACTTCATCCAGAAGCTCGAAAGCCAGCCGGATCTGGAGTTCCGCGAGCTCCATCCACTCACCGCCGGCCTGCGCCGCAGCGACCCCGGGCGGCTGGCGGCCTGGGCCGAGGGACGCACCGGACTGCCGTTCGTGGATGCCTGCATGCGGGCCCTGATCGCCACCGGCTGGATCAACTTCCGCATGCGGGCGATGCTGATGTCGGTGGCCAGCTATCACCTGTGGCTGCCGTGGCGGGAGAGCGGACTGCATCTGGCCCGCCTGTTCGTCGATTACGAGCCCGGCATCCACTGGAGCCAGTGTCAGATGCAGTCAGGTACCACGGGCATCAACACGATCCGGATCTACAACCCGGTCAAGCAGGGCCAGGATCACGATCCCCGCGGTGCCTTCATCCGTCGGTGGCTGCCGGAACTGGCTCCCGTGCCGGCCGTGCACCTCCATGAGCCTTGGACGATGGCGGCGGTCACCCAGCAGCGCCTGGGCTGCGTGCTCGGGATGCACTACCCCCTGCCGATCGTGAAGCCCGATGATGCGGCCCGGGAGGCCCGTGCGCGGATCTGGGCCGCCAGGCAGGAGCGGGGCTTCGCGGAGCTGGCCGATGCGATCCAGCACAGGCACGGATCCCGCCGCTCCGGCCTGGCGGCCGCTCGGGATCGTCGTCCTCGCCGATCCAGGCCTCTCCCATCGGCCGGTCAGCAGATTCAGCTGCCGCTTGATCTGGATCTGGCCTGA
- a CDS encoding DUF3721 domain-containing protein, producing the protein MPRLGLVLLLSAGLGTASLTLASPAARGQANDMFPTKAAAEQRARTLSCSGVFAMGREWMPCSSFDAYQKAVQKADSKSR; encoded by the coding sequence ATGCCGCGCCTCGGTCTGGTTCTGCTCCTTTCAGCGGGCCTGGGGACCGCTTCGCTGACCCTTGCATCGCCTGCGGCCCGCGGGCAGGCCAACGACATGTTCCCCACCAAGGCAGCTGCTGAACAACGGGCCAGGACACTCTCCTGCAGCGGTGTCTTTGCGATGGGCAGGGAGTGGATGCCCTGCAGCTCCTTCGACGCCTATCAGAAGGCGGTTCAGAAGGCGGACTCGAAATCGAGATGA
- a CDS encoding IS66 family transposase produces MTAHPAGIPEADWLETPASVRALINAQQQEIELLRGQLTSLATELANLRERIGRSSRNSSKPPSSDGLGFKPPERRKGSGRKRGGQQGHPGSGPELLSIERVDQVVDHHPDACRRCGTLLQGEDLDPLRHQVIEIPPITPLVIEHRLHRLVCPCCSTSTCASLPADVEASHYGPRLSALVGLLGSAFPLSFSKTQALLQQLVGVEMSRGAIGRVRQRLSAALEQPMQEALAFARVQPVAYVDETGAPTGNADGNNPTGKRGWQWVMVTAVVTVFVQGLSRSTTAAIELLGNAFGGIVVSDRFSAYNHLPTKQRQLCWAHLIRDLTAIAERPGASAEFGAQLLGLQQQLFGHWHRYKEGKIDWPALQQSCRPIRQTFETTLQRVVELGYQRGERTPWASTVRTCQQLQKVTGGLWTFLENEGIEPTNNAAERALRQSVIQRKISQGVQSRQGAICRSRLLTVTTTLRQQGRDVWEFLEQAWIAHHRDGVMPSLLSDP; encoded by the coding sequence ATGACCGCACATCCGGCTGGAATTCCAGAAGCCGACTGGCTGGAAACTCCCGCCAGCGTCAGAGCGCTGATCAACGCCCAGCAGCAGGAGATCGAGCTGTTGCGCGGCCAACTCACCTCCTTGGCCACCGAGTTGGCAAACCTGCGTGAGCGGATCGGACGCAGCTCTCGCAACTCATCCAAACCTCCCTCCAGTGATGGTCTGGGTTTTAAGCCGCCAGAACGGCGCAAGGGCAGTGGCCGCAAGCGGGGCGGCCAGCAGGGCCATCCCGGATCCGGACCAGAGCTGCTGTCGATCGAGCGGGTGGATCAGGTGGTGGATCACCACCCTGATGCCTGCCGCCGCTGTGGCACCTTGCTCCAGGGAGAGGATCTCGATCCCCTGCGCCATCAGGTGATCGAGATCCCGCCGATTACCCCGCTGGTGATCGAGCACCGGCTGCATCGCCTGGTCTGCCCCTGCTGTTCCACCAGCACCTGCGCCTCGTTGCCGGCGGATGTGGAGGCCAGTCACTACGGCCCAAGGCTCAGTGCACTGGTGGGCCTGCTGGGCAGTGCCTTTCCGTTGAGTTTCAGCAAGACCCAGGCCCTGCTCCAGCAGCTGGTAGGAGTGGAGATGAGCCGCGGCGCGATTGGACGGGTCCGCCAGCGCTTGAGTGCAGCACTGGAGCAGCCCATGCAGGAGGCCCTTGCTTTTGCCCGCGTGCAGCCGGTGGCCTACGTAGATGAAACTGGCGCCCCCACCGGCAATGCCGACGGCAACAATCCCACTGGAAAGCGGGGCTGGCAGTGGGTCATGGTCACCGCCGTGGTGACGGTATTTGTGCAAGGGCTGAGTCGATCGACGACCGCTGCCATCGAGCTGCTGGGGAACGCCTTTGGCGGGATTGTGGTGAGCGATCGCTTCTCGGCCTACAACCACCTGCCCACCAAGCAGCGCCAGCTGTGCTGGGCGCACCTGATCCGCGACCTGACGGCCATCGCCGAACGCCCGGGCGCCAGCGCTGAATTCGGAGCCCAGCTGCTGGGCCTGCAGCAGCAGCTGTTTGGCCACTGGCACCGCTACAAGGAGGGAAAGATTGACTGGCCCGCCTTGCAGCAAAGCTGCCGGCCGATCCGCCAGACCTTTGAGACCACGCTGCAGCGGGTAGTAGAGCTCGGCTACCAGCGCGGCGAGCGAACGCCTTGGGCCAGCACAGTGCGCACGTGCCAGCAGCTCCAGAAGGTGACAGGTGGGTTGTGGACCTTCCTGGAGAACGAGGGAATAGAGCCCACCAACAACGCCGCAGAACGTGCCCTGCGCCAATCGGTGATTCAGCGCAAGATCAGTCAAGGAGTCCAATCCCGCCAAGGTGCGATCTGCCGGAGCCGCCTGCTCACGGTCACCACTACCCTCAGGCAACAGGGGCGGGATGTCTGGGAGTTCCTGGAGCAGGCCTGGATCGCCCATCACCGCGATGGGGTGATGCCGTCACTGCTGAGCGATCCCTGA